A window from bacterium encodes these proteins:
- a CDS encoding TldD/PmbA family protein, which translates to MENILAHALKRAAKAEVIEVQTNSNSIKFENNRLKYIREKEACGWGLRLIREGKIGFSSTTDPSQRRALVENALEVSGFGQKAAFEFPGASQKNPVCVFDKKVSSFTAGEAVEEGEKIIGAIREECPDCHCKVEIDKTIGKTRLINSVGLDEGYKKSSFHLYVEVLKVEEDSLLSVYDYYSSAKLIQSTDFIIDRIKQRLTLSKQTAGLASGRYPVIFTPKAVPTLLHSVEIGVNGKMIQKGSSPLTDRWGELIFDPQLTIYDDAGIDFCAGSAPIDDEGIATQKIPIVEDGILKNFLFDLQTAALRGRESTGNGYRYFDSLPSPASSNLSVSPGNMEWNKTVRGLKEGVIVDQVLGGGQSNVLGGEFSVNIGLGFLVKEGEVIGRIKDCMVAGNIYESFNSLVGLGQKAEIYGGIITPFFYFEALPVVGGR; encoded by the coding sequence ATGGAAAACATTCTGGCCCATGCTCTGAAAAGAGCTGCCAAGGCAGAAGTGATCGAAGTTCAGACTAATTCAAACTCTATTAAATTCGAAAACAATCGTCTTAAATATATCAGGGAGAAAGAGGCCTGTGGTTGGGGACTCAGGTTAATAAGGGAGGGCAAAATCGGCTTTTCTTCCACGACTGATCCTTCCCAAAGACGGGCGTTAGTAGAAAATGCCCTGGAAGTCAGTGGCTTTGGACAGAAGGCGGCTTTTGAATTTCCTGGGGCGAGCCAAAAAAATCCTGTTTGTGTTTTTGATAAAAAAGTAAGTAGTTTTACAGCCGGCGAGGCAGTGGAAGAAGGGGAGAAAATTATTGGGGCCATTCGGGAAGAATGCCCTGATTGCCACTGTAAGGTAGAAATAGATAAAACGATAGGTAAGACCAGGCTAATCAATTCGGTTGGCCTGGATGAGGGGTATAAAAAGTCATCTTTTCATCTCTATGTAGAGGTTTTAAAGGTAGAGGAAGACAGCCTGTTATCCGTTTATGATTATTACAGCTCGGCTAAACTAATCCAGTCGACAGATTTTATTATTGACCGAATTAAACAAAGACTTACTCTTTCCAAACAAACGGCCGGACTTGCTTCAGGAAGGTATCCGGTTATATTTACCCCTAAAGCGGTTCCTACCCTCCTCCACTCTGTGGAGATAGGGGTCAACGGGAAGATGATTCAAAAGGGGAGTTCTCCCTTGACAGACAGGTGGGGAGAACTTATTTTTGATCCCCAGCTTACTATTTATGATGACGCCGGGATCGATTTTTGTGCCGGTAGCGCCCCCATAGATGATGAAGGAATCGCCACCCAAAAAATCCCTATTGTAGAAGATGGCATCCTAAAAAATTTCCTCTTTGACCTTCAAACGGCTGCTTTGAGGGGGAGGGAATCAACCGGGAACGGTTATCGCTATTTTGATTCCCTCCCTTCGCCTGCCTCCAGTAACCTCAGCGTTTCCCCAGGGAATATGGAGTGGAATAAAACTGTGCGCGGCTTAAAGGAAGGGGTAATTGTGGATCAGGTCCTGGGCGGCGGTCAGAGCAATGTGTTGGGCGGTGAATTTTCAGTCAATATTGGCCTTGGATTTCTGGTTAAGGAGGGTGAGGTGATTGGCCGGATTAAAGACTGCATGGTAGCCGGAAATATCTATGAAAGCTTTAACTCGCTGGTGGGATTAGGTCAAAAGGCCGAGATTTATGGAGGGATAATAACGCCTTTCTTCTATTTTGAGGCCCTGCCAGTGGTTGGTGGGCGGTAA